AGTATATAGAGGGTATCCCCGGGAAGCTTCTCTATGATCAGGACTCGGTGTTTCTGAAAAGTGAGAACCTTGGCGATTATCTCCTGGCTGATGATTTTCGTCGCTACAGGGATGAACGCGGTATCAGCGTTGAGTTCTGCCGCAAGGCCGATCCCCAGAGCAAAGGCCGGGTCGAGAACGTGGTAGGATACGTGAAAAACAACTTTCTTCGCGCGCGTACCTTTCACGATATAGATCGCCTCAACGAGGAAGTCCTGAGCTGGTTGGAGCGCAAGGCGAACGGCACCAAACATGCCACGACGAAGCGCCTGCCCCATGACGTGTGGTTGATTGAAAAGGAGCATCTCTCCTTTTTTCGCCCCTCACCGGCAATCCCCCGGGATGAGATTCCCACCTACACGGTGAGAAAAGATAACACAATCAGTTACAAGGGGAACTTCTACAGGGTCCCATATGGCACCTATAACGGGAAGGGACCGGAGGTATTACTCAAGGTCAAGGATGGCACCCTTTCGCTTTCCAACCGGCAAGGCATCCTTCTGGCCGAGCACCCCGTCAGTCTTGAAAAAGGCAAGGTAAGAGGAGATACACAAGTATAAGCCCCGTTATCTGAGAGACAATCTGAAAATGATAAGGGAGGTGATGGGCGAATATGGTGAGGAGATCGTTGGCAGTGCACTTGATTACTGCCTCGACAATGGGCTCTACAACGCCCTTTACCTGAAAGAAGCCGCATCACATTACCGGGAGTTAAAACGCCGGGAGAAGAAGCCCTTGCCTGTTGTAAGCGTGTTGCATGACGGTGTTCAAACAAGTCAGTATGACACGGATGCATACATCCCCGAGAGAAGCAAGATAAACCGGTACGATCAAATCATGGAGCTATGAAGCAGATAGAAAACATGAAGCAATATGCCGGCATACTTCGTTTGGGATACCTGAGCAAAAACTTGCAGCCGATGCTTCACCAGGCGAGCATAGATACACCGGGATACGCGGACTTCCTGGAGAACATGCTTATAAAAGAGCTAGAGCAGCGACAGCTGAATGATTACCGGCGCAGGACTAAACTGGCCCGTCTGCCACGTGCACACGAGCTTGACGAGTACGATTACAAGGCCTCGAGCAGCATCGGCATAAGGCAGATGACACAGCTCAGGGAGCTGCTCTGGGTCGATCAGCTATACAACCTGGTGCTGATGGGGCCAAGCGGTACGGGCAAAACATACCTGGCCGGGGGACTGGTCAATGATGCCATCAAGAAAGGTTATAGGGCCTATTTTACCACCATGGCTGACCTGATAGGCGTGCTCAACAGGAAAGAAATCATCTCATCGGCAATGAGCACCTACAAGCGATACACCAAGGCACACCTGATTGCCATAGATGACATCATGATGTTCCCGGTGCAAAAGAGTGAAGCGGTGGCTCTGTTCAATCTGATCAATCACCTGCATGAGCAGTGCTCGATCATCATCACCACTAACAAGTCACCCAGCCAGTGGGCGGAGACACTGGATGATGAAGTGTTAGCCACAGCCATCCTGGATCGACTGCTATATCGTTGCGAGGTGATCAGGTTCGAGGGAAACGGTTACCGTATGGACAACCGGAAAACTTTCCTTGAGAAAGAATAAAAAAACAGTTGAATACAATAAAAAAGAGATAGTTAATGTAATGTTAAACCTGTACATTGGATATTGCCAAAAGTTGTACACTCAACATTGCCATTTTTTGTACATTGTAAATTTGCTAATTACAGGCACACATAGACCGAAATCACTGGCACAAATCAAACCGTTTTATCCAAAGTTTTCCATAAGTAGTAGATCACCAGTCCGCCGTGCTCCATGTGCAATGCTTTCATGCTCGTGCAATGACGGTTCAGAAAGATGAACACGTCACCGCTGCGTACATCCTGTCCCATCCCCTCAGTGACCAGCCCGCTTAAAGTGTAGAACCCTTTACGCATGTCCGTTGGAAAAGGGTAAAGCCAGTAACGCATCGAGGCGTTCAGATTGAACATGGCTTACTGGGTTAAAAGGATTAATGAACGCAGCTGAGTCGGATCAGTCCCAATGGGAACACGCACTTTAACGCCATTGGGATAGACTATTTCTAGAAAATTCCCTGGTATGGGATCAACATGCACCGGAATCGGTTTTTGATGGACTGCTTTGTTTGCAGGCAATGAATTGGAACCGGTAAAGACGATCGGAACAAAACCGGACTCTCGAGCTGTTCTGTAGTTGTGCTCCTGCAATCTCTTCTGCCAGTAATAAAACCTGGATTCAACGATTGACTCGTTCCGGCAAAACTCTTTTATGCGAAGCCCGCTGGACTGGTAACGATCAAATATCTCCTCAAACTGCTGTAATGTCCACATGTTATTTTTTATGGGCAAATATAGCAAGGATCAGAAGTTAAAATAGGACGGGGTTTACCGAATGCTTACGATTATCTACAACCGGATTAAATATTTCGTTGTAAATTTCCTTCCTATTAATTTGTTTGTCCTTATATCTGGCACCAAAATCATCGTCTAGGGTAGCCATGATAAGATTATCCCAGCAAAAGCATTTTTCGGGATATAGTACTCGTTTATGATAATGATCTATGTGTTTATTATTCAACGGTAACTCTGTATAACCACAGAGATTATTCTGTTCTTTTAAAAGCACCTCACAGATATCTTCATATATCCGAAGTTGAGACTTATGTATATCATCCCACACGGCAGGGCTATTTTTCAGGATGAAATCCTGAAAAACCTCGGGCGAATTTTTTTTTTCAATATGTCTCATACAACACTACTTCCATAAATGGTAGGCCTCTAATGTCATGGCTATAACATCTTTATCGGATGGGGGTAATTGATTCTTTATTTTATCCATCAACCTGTTGTATTCCTCTCTATTGTTGGATCTGAGCGCTTTTTTTGCCTCTTCTATGGATCGTTCCATTTCGATGCCTCTCGGACTGCTTAGGTTGAAGAAATCAATCAAAATATCATTCACTTCTTTTCCGAAGGACAGGGAAGATGTGTACACTCTTTCGCCTTCTCTCATTAAAATCAATTGCTCCGCATTGATATTTGATACAACTAGAGGAGAGTGGGTGGTGATGAAAAATTGTATATTCGGGAAAACCTCTTTTAATTTATCTATCACTCCTTTTTGCCATGATGGATGTAAATGTAATTCTATTTCGTCCAGCAGAACGATACCGTGTCCCTTCAGGGGATCTTGCGATTCGGGATTCGCAATAACCAGCTTACGCGATAGATCCGATATCAATGCCAGATAGCATTGTTCTCCGTCGGAAAGTTGATTCAAATTAAATAGGGTGTCTCCTTTTTTAAGCACCATAGACATGGGATTGCGTCTGACATGCAGATCGTTGTAATCCGGGAAAAAAGAGGACAGTGCGCGGCGTACGGCTGAGAGTTGCGGATCTTCCCCCGCATTTTCAAAACGCATTCTTTGATTCTCCAGATCTTCCCGGTTGCGGTACCACGAAAAGAATGCCCTGAAACCGGTCTTATTCTCAAACGCAGTTTTATATACCTCAAAAATATTCCCATATTCCATTTTTTTTACTCGCAGAGGGATCTCCGTTACCGAGCGGTTGACCCGGTAATATGCCACAATGGGAACGGATGATATAGAATTACTATCTTTTAATGATAACAATGATTTTACATAATTCATCAATTCAGACAGGTCTGTTTTGCCTGCTTTCTCCAGTTTGTTCCGGGAACCGTATAGGTTCCACGCTATTTCGGGAGTATTGTTGCCGGGATCTAAACATACACTTATTTCTGCGTCTCTTTCCGTTACGGATATATCGTCGGATTTAATGGTGTTTCCATTACCTTTCAAGTTTACGATCCGTGCTGTAAACCAGGAAAGCAAGTATGCTATTGCATCCAACAGCGACGATTTCCCTGCTCCGTTTTCCCCGATAATTACATTAATTTGACGATCGGGTAATATATGCAGATTGTCGATCCTTCTGAAGTTTCGTATTTTTAGCTCTTTAATTTTCATGATAGTTCATGCTTTATTTCAAATGAGTTATACGAAGATACGGCTTGTTTTTCAACTGACAAGTTTTACATCAAAAATTTATTAATGATACTTGTTGTCTAAGATTCAGGGGTAATTATAGTTTTATCCTGCCCCTTCATTCTAAAGCAATTGGAACCCGCAAAACCATTGATGCCGGTAATGAGTGAGGTAATTATATTCAAAATAGTTTAGGAGATATTTCATTTCAAAAGAGGTATACCAATGAGATAGCCCCTTTTGTAGGGCCGATATAATGTTTTTGACCGTAGTCTGTCTTATATCCATTGTCACCATTTGTAAAAACATCGTACTTCAAACGCCCATATCCAGCCCCTGCGCTTACTTCAAGAAGTAAACTATTGCCGATTATCCAGGCATATCCGTAGCTTAAACCTATTCCGTTTATATTTCCCTCGACACGTCTATTCTTGAGTTCGGGTACCAGATTAAACGGTAATTCCAATCCACCCACATCGAATCCGGCAAACACGCCATGCAGGCCAATAGAATGACCATTAAATGTCTCATTCAGCCAATAACGTGCTTCCGGCCAGATAATCCAATGCTTCCACTGCTTGTCGTTTCCAAACTCAAAGGGATTATATCCGCCGGATAGCTCGAAGGTCATTTTGTGGCGGAATGCCACTTCCACACCCAAATTCGGAGAAGCCGTTGCCCAATACGGTATATTTGTTTTTACGGCTATTGTTTTCTGTGCCTGGGTATGGGCGGATAACGAAATACACAAAATGAATATAAAAAAAGTCCTCTTTAAATATCTCATATGACTATATATATGTCTTAAAATCATTTTTCAATAATGGCTGTTTTCATTAGCCGGAATTTCATTCCGTAGATGACGACTAATGTGGCTACCAATAGCAGGAAGATCCACCATCCCACGATGGGGTAAAGGGCGATGATCAGTGTGGAGCAGAGCAGTTGTGCCATAAAATAGCTTAGAGAAACTTCTCTATGATCCGTTTTACATTCGTTGGCCAGTATCTGATAGAAATGCAGGCGATGCGCCTCCATGATGTTCTGTTTCAGGTAAATCCTGTGTCCTATTGTGCAAATCGTATCCACTCCATAAACCAGCAGGAAACCGATCCATACCAGGTTTTCTGTTTTGATAATCAGGAGTAGTAACAGCGTTACGATCCAGAAAGCAATACTCACGCTTCCCACATCACCTGCGAAGCACTTTGCCTGTTTCCTGAAGTTAAAGAACAGGAACACAATGGATGCCAGCAGGGGGAAAAGAAGGAAATCGTTTTTGGTGAAAGTTTGGACGTAATTGTTCACATAGGTCAAAGGGAGCAGTACTGCCAGCGTGTATAATCCCGTAATACCGTTGATGCCATCCATAAAGTTATATGCGTTCACTATGCCGGTAAACAGAATATACCCGATTATAATGCCCCACCAGGGATACACCCCGAATACGTTTGCAAGATAAAACGCACAGGTCATGGCCAGCAGATGGAAAAATAACCGGATCTTTTGCCCCAGACCTTTTATATCGTCCCGGAAACTTACTCCGGCCATCAGGGTGATTCCCGCGAGGAACCACCAACCTACCTCCGAAGGATTGAACAGCGCATAAAGTAGGGCAGCCACCCAGTAGATAATGCCTCCTCCCCGTATGGTAATGTAATTGTGCGAACTCCGTTCGTTCGGTTTGTCGATGATGTTGTATTTGTTTGCGATACGAAAGTAAAAAAGTTCTGCTACAAGCAGCAAAACAAAAACAATCAAATATATTATTATTACACTCATTCTCCCTTGTTATCTGAAACTATCCAGCGTTTTTCGAATATCCTCCTTTGCCGATATCGACATTTTGTCGATGCCCAGTGCTTGCTTTATTTTCCCGTTGTTCACCACGTGGTT
This window of the Proteiniphilum saccharofermentans genome carries:
- the istA gene encoding IS21 family transposase, translating into MKTQIHDLRKVRMWYEVKELSSNPGNSDSKIAKKLGVDRRTVSRYKKMSEEEFHEFSMKQRVYELVLSPYYPDVLSLLSIDNGLPAAVIEDRLKEKYADLPKVNSKTVYNFVQHVRRQEKIPVPEKIRQTEALEEFAYGSQAQVDFGTAQMRRLDGSRRRVYFFALVLSRSRYKYVFFQTTPFTGKTAVQAHEQAFKYIEGIPGKLLYDQDSVFLKSENLGDYLLADDFRRYRDERGISVEFCRKADPQSKGRVENVVGYVKNNFLRARTFHDIDRLNEEVLSWLERKANGTKHATTKRLPHDVWLIEKEHLSFFRPSPAIPRDEIPTYTVRKDNTISYKGNFYRVPYGTYNGKGPEVLLKVKDGTLSLSNRQGILLAEHPVSLEKGKVRGDTQV
- the istB gene encoding IS21-like element helper ATPase IstB; its protein translation is MKQIENMKQYAGILRLGYLSKNLQPMLHQASIDTPGYADFLENMLIKELEQRQLNDYRRRTKLARLPRAHELDEYDYKASSSIGIRQMTQLRELLWVDQLYNLVLMGPSGTGKTYLAGGLVNDAIKKGYRAYFTTMADLIGVLNRKEIISSAMSTYKRYTKAHLIAIDDIMMFPVQKSEAVALFNLINHLHEQCSIIITTNKSPSQWAETLDDEVLATAILDRLLYRCEVIRFEGNGYRMDNRKTFLEKE
- the tnpB gene encoding IS66 family insertion sequence element accessory protein TnpB (TnpB, as the term is used for proteins encoded by IS66 family insertion elements, is considered an accessory protein, since TnpC, encoded by a neighboring gene, is a DDE family transposase.); this encodes MRKGFYTLSGLVTEGMGQDVRSGDVFIFLNRHCTSMKALHMEHGGLVIYYLWKTLDKTV
- the tnpA gene encoding IS66 family insertion sequence element accessory protein TnpA, yielding MWTLQQFEEIFDRYQSSGLRIKEFCRNESIVESRFYYWQKRLQEHNYRTARESGFVPIVFTGSNSLPANKAVHQKPIPVHVDPIPGNFLEIVYPNGVKVRVPIGTDPTQLRSLILLTQ
- a CDS encoding AAA family ATPase translates to MKIKELKIRNFRRIDNLHILPDRQINVIIGENGAGKSSLLDAIAYLLSWFTARIVNLKGNGNTIKSDDISVTERDAEISVCLDPGNNTPEIAWNLYGSRNKLEKAGKTDLSELMNYVKSLLSLKDSNSISSVPIVAYYRVNRSVTEIPLRVKKMEYGNIFEVYKTAFENKTGFRAFFSWYRNREDLENQRMRFENAGEDPQLSAVRRALSSFFPDYNDLHVRRNPMSMVLKKGDTLFNLNQLSDGEQCYLALISDLSRKLVIANPESQDPLKGHGIVLLDEIELHLHPSWQKGVIDKLKEVFPNIQFFITTHSPLVVSNINAEQLILMREGERVYTSSLSFGKEVNDILIDFFNLSSPRGIEMERSIEEAKKALRSNNREEYNRLMDKIKNQLPPSDKDVIAMTLEAYHLWK
- a CDS encoding DUF3575 domain-containing protein codes for the protein MRYLKRTFFIFILCISLSAHTQAQKTIAVKTNIPYWATASPNLGVEVAFRHKMTFELSGGYNPFEFGNDKQWKHWIIWPEARYWLNETFNGHSIGLHGVFAGFDVGGLELPFNLVPELKNRRVEGNINGIGLSYGYAWIIGNSLLLEVSAGAGYGRLKYDVFTNGDNGYKTDYGQKHYIGPTKGAISLVYLF
- a CDS encoding MraY family glycosyltransferase, translating into MIYLIVFVLLLVAELFYFRIANKYNIIDKPNERSSHNYITIRGGGIIYWVAALLYALFNPSEVGWWFLAGITLMAGVSFRDDIKGLGQKIRLFFHLLAMTCAFYLANVFGVYPWWGIIIGYILFTGIVNAYNFMDGINGITGLYTLAVLLPLTYVNNYVQTFTKNDFLLFPLLASIVFLFFNFRKQAKCFAGDVGSVSIAFWIVTLLLLLIIKTENLVWIGFLLVYGVDTICTIGHRIYLKQNIMEAHRLHFYQILANECKTDHREVSLSYFMAQLLCSTLIIALYPIVGWWIFLLLVATLVVIYGMKFRLMKTAIIEK